Proteins encoded within one genomic window of Oryza brachyantha chromosome 7, ObraRS2, whole genome shotgun sequence:
- the LOC102711085 gene encoding pentatricopeptide repeat-containing protein CRP1 homolog, chloroplastic — MPASSLLPPTLLPHRHRHRHCLRVPPAGCSTSSPSSAATRYDFDPLLNYLSSRSAAVPGLTSTAPPTSVPVTESRLAASYASVPAQEWHALLRGLAASDASLPLAFALLPFLHRHRLCFPLDLLLSSLLHSLSVSGRLLPHSLLLSFPPSLSDPPSPLLLNSLLAASAAASRPAVALRLLGLLREHNFLPDLASYSHLLASLLNTRDPPDAALLERLLGDLRESRLEPDAPLFSDLISAFARAALPDAALELLASAQAIGLTPRSNAVTALISSLGLARRVPEAEALFLEFFLAGEIKPRTRAYNALLKGYVKIGSLKNAEQVLDEMSRCGVAPDEATYSLLVDAYTRAGRWESARILLKEMEADGVKPSSYVFSRILAGFRDRGEWQKAFAVLREMHASGVRPDRHFYNVMIDTFGKYNCLGHAMDAFDRMREEGIDPDVVTWNTLIDAHCKGGRHDRAIELFDEMRESKCPPGTTTYNIMINLLGEEERWEGVEAMQAEMKEQGLVPNIITYTTLVDVYGRSGRFKEAVDCIEAMKADGLKPSPTMYHALVNAYAQRGLADHALNVVKAMRADGLEASTVVLNSLINAFGEDRRIAEAFSVLQFMKENGLRPDVITYTTLMKALIRVEQFEKVPVVYEEMITSGCAPDRKARAMLRSALRYMKHMRVA; from the exons atgccggcctcctccctcctcccgccgaCTCTGCtcccccaccgccaccgccaccgccactgcCTCCGTGTACCTCCCGCCGGCTGCTCCACCTCCTCGCCATCCTCCGCCGCGACACGCTACGACTTCGACCCGCTCCTGAACTACCTCTcctcccgctccgccgccgtcccgggGCTCACGTCCACGGCCCCGCCGACCTCAGTGCCCGTGACGGAGAGCAGGCTGGCGGCCTCGTACGCGTCCGTGCCGGCGCAGGAGTGGCACGCGCTGCTGAGGGGGCTCGCCGCCAGCGACGCGTCCCTGCCGCTCGCCTTCGCGCTGCTCCCGttcctccaccgccaccgcctctgCTTCCCGCTCGACCTGCTGCTGTCGTCGCTCCTTCACTCGCTGTCCGTCTCCGGGCGCCTGCTCCCGCACTCGCTGCTGCTCTCCTTCCCGCCCTCGCTCTCCGACCCGCcctcgccgctgctgctcaactccctcctcgccgcctccgccgccgcgtcgcgccccgccgtcgcgctccggctcctcggcctcctccgcgAGCACAACTTCCTCCCGGACCTCGCGTCCTACTCGCACCTCCTCGCGTCGCTGCTCAACACGCGGGACCCGCCCGACGCCGCGCTCCTCGAGCGCCTCCTTGGCGATCTCAGGGAGTCGCGCCTCGAGCCGGACGCGCCCCTCTTCTCCGACCTCATCTCCGCCttcgcgcgtgccgcgctccCGGACGCAGCGCTCGAGCTCCTCGCCTCCGCGCAGGCCATCGGCCTAACGCCACGTTCCAACGCGGTCACCGCCCTTATCTCCTCCCTCGGCTTGGCCAGGCGCGTCCCCGAGGCTGAGGCTCTGTTCCTCGAGTTCTTCCTTGCCGGGGAGATCAAACCACGGACGCGCGCTTACAACGCGCTGCTGAAAGGGTATGTGAAGATTGGGTCGCTCAAGAACGCCGAGCAAGTGCTCGATGAAATGTCACGGTGCGGAGTTGCCCCTGATGAGGCTACGTACAGCCTACTTGTGGATGCCTATACGAGGGCTGGGCGATGGGAGAGTGCAAGGATACTTCTCAAGGAGATGGAGGCTGATGGAGTTAAACCGAGTTCATATGTGTTCAGCCGGATCCTGGCAGGTTTCCGTGATAGAGGAGAATGGCAGAAGGCATTTGCGGTGCTCCGTGAGATGCATGCAAGTGGGGTTCGCCCTGACAGGCATTTCTACAATGTCATGATCGATACATTTGGGAAGTATAACTGCCTTGGGCATGCCATGGATGCATTTGATCGGATGCGAGAAGAAGGGATTGATCCGGATGTTGTCACATGGAACACACTTATTGATGCACACTGTAAGGGAGGCCGGCATGACCGTGCAATAGAGCTGTTTGATGAGATGCGTGAAAGCAAGTGCCCACCAGGCACAACCACATACAACATCATGATCAACTTGCTTGGTGAAGAAGAGCGATGGGAGGGAGTAGAAGCAATGCAAGCAGAGATGAAGGAGCAGGGATTGGTACCGAACATTATAACATATACTACACTTGTGGATGTGTATGGTAGGTCTGGCAGGTTCAAGGAGGCGGTTGATTGCATCGAGGCAATGAAAGCGGATGGCCTCAAGCCATCACCTACCATGTACCATGCCTTAGTCAACGCATACGCTCAAAGG GGTTTAGCAGACCATGCGTTAAATGTTGTCAAGGCCATGAGAGCAGATGGCCTAGAGGCTAGCACGGTGGTTCTAAACTCCTTGATCAATGCTTTTGGTGAGGATAGAAGGATTGCTGAAGCCTTCTCTGTGCTGCAATTCATGAAGGAAAAT GGTTTGAGGCCTGATGTTATAACATATACTACACTGATGAAAGCTTTAATCCGTGTTGAGCAGTTTGAAAAG GTTCCAGTTGTTTATGAAGAAATGATCACATCAGGATGTGCCCCTGATCGAAAAGCTAGAGCGATGCTGCGATCAGCTTTAAGATACATGAAACACATGAGGGTTGCATAG